Proteins encoded within one genomic window of Rossellomorea vietnamensis:
- a CDS encoding ABC transporter permease, giving the protein MKWPANNALLLLPGLLFFLLIPGLGVVLAMWESVRGGGVFTFEHYRELFEQDRFITSVLFSLTVTAVSTILSLFIGLGIVKGFSPLLKETRHKLLVWIPMLVPHFVWAYLVYLLFNQSGFFSSIAGVMGWIDDRSQFPILVQDRNGIGIMLTYVWKEVPFVTLMLLPVYATLSKGYKEVASLLGAGPYQTFRVAEWPFIYPVLIETGAILFAFIFTAFEVPRLLGVTSPQMLAILAYDWFYSGNWSDRPLAFASLVMTGLGIGVLMWLVLYFTNKKRMHITKGIGN; this is encoded by the coding sequence GTGAAGTGGCCAGCCAATAACGCACTTCTCCTCCTGCCGGGCCTCCTCTTTTTCCTCCTGATCCCGGGACTCGGGGTCGTTCTTGCGATGTGGGAAAGTGTAAGGGGCGGGGGAGTCTTTACATTCGAACATTACCGGGAATTGTTTGAGCAAGATCGTTTTATTACATCTGTCCTGTTCAGTCTGACTGTGACAGCGGTCTCAACGATCCTGTCCCTTTTCATTGGATTGGGTATCGTCAAGGGCTTCTCTCCATTGTTAAAGGAAACCAGGCATAAACTGCTGGTGTGGATCCCGATGCTCGTCCCCCATTTTGTATGGGCGTATCTCGTCTACTTACTCTTTAATCAGAGCGGCTTTTTTTCAAGTATCGCCGGGGTGATGGGTTGGATTGACGATCGCAGTCAATTTCCTATATTGGTACAGGACCGGAATGGGATCGGGATCATGTTGACGTATGTGTGGAAAGAAGTTCCCTTTGTGACCCTCATGCTGTTGCCCGTGTATGCCACCCTATCCAAAGGGTATAAAGAGGTCGCTTCGTTATTGGGAGCGGGACCGTATCAAACGTTCAGAGTGGCAGAATGGCCCTTCATCTATCCTGTCCTCATTGAAACAGGGGCCATTCTTTTTGCCTTTATCTTTACCGCCTTTGAAGTTCCACGGTTGTTGGGGGTAACGTCTCCACAAATGCTTGCGATCCTTGCATACGATTGGTTTTATAGCGGTAACTGGAGTGACCGTCCACTAGCGTTTGCCTCCCTTGTCATGACCGGACTCGGCATCGGGGTCCTCATGTGGCTCGTTCTATACTTCACGAACAAGAAACGGATGCACATTACTAAAGGGATTGGGAATTAG
- a CDS encoding ABC transporter substrate-binding protein, which yields MRIGLTIVSVFFLLLVSACGSTNANDSGKIPDEEWGTITSKAEGTKVNMFMWGGDDGINRYIDEVMAPMIKEKNNIELNRVPLDTPEILQKLQTEKRAGKEKGTIDIIWVNGENFKNAKEQDLLAGSFTDKLPNYNQYYDTDSDAFQYDFGTETEGFEAPWGKVQFVFFYNSEKVKSPPATLEDLKTLMKENPGKFTYPNPSDFTGNAFLRHLLYAKTDSNLARDGFDEEKSEEIGAEVWDELNTLKPYLWRKGETYPSTLTDLDKLYSQEEVWMTMGYNEARAEHLIKDGVFPVSTKSFILEDIGSIGNTHFLAIPFNSPNKEGALVAINEFLSPEAQYEKLKPDYWGESSPISYDKLDEEWRKKFMEIDRGESVLEASKLEENFKGELDAAYVEWLKENWIREVASQ from the coding sequence ATGAGAATAGGGTTAACGATTGTAAGTGTATTTTTCTTACTATTAGTATCGGCTTGCGGTTCGACAAATGCAAACGATAGCGGGAAAATACCTGATGAAGAGTGGGGAACGATCACGTCGAAAGCAGAAGGGACCAAAGTGAATATGTTCATGTGGGGAGGAGATGACGGGATCAATCGATATATCGATGAGGTCATGGCCCCCATGATAAAAGAAAAGAACAATATCGAATTGAACCGGGTTCCTTTAGACACACCGGAAATCCTGCAGAAGCTGCAAACCGAGAAGCGGGCAGGAAAAGAAAAGGGGACGATCGATATCATCTGGGTCAACGGTGAAAATTTTAAAAATGCGAAAGAACAAGATCTGTTGGCAGGTTCCTTTACTGACAAATTGCCTAACTACAACCAATACTATGATACGGACAGTGACGCCTTTCAATATGACTTCGGAACCGAGACAGAAGGGTTCGAAGCCCCTTGGGGAAAAGTTCAATTCGTTTTTTTCTATAATAGTGAAAAAGTGAAAAGCCCGCCGGCCACCTTGGAAGATTTAAAAACACTCATGAAAGAGAATCCCGGGAAATTCACTTATCCTAACCCAAGTGATTTCACTGGGAATGCATTTCTAAGGCATCTCCTCTATGCCAAAACGGATTCGAATCTGGCCCGGGACGGGTTTGATGAAGAAAAGTCGGAAGAAATCGGAGCGGAAGTATGGGACGAATTAAACACCCTGAAGCCTTATCTGTGGCGAAAAGGCGAGACATATCCATCTACCTTGACGGACCTTGATAAGTTGTATAGTCAGGAAGAGGTATGGATGACGATGGGGTATAACGAAGCCAGGGCGGAACATTTGATCAAGGATGGCGTGTTTCCGGTAAGCACGAAGTCATTCATATTAGAGGACATCGGGTCGATCGGGAACACTCATTTCCTCGCTATTCCTTTCAATAGTCCCAATAAAGAGGGTGCCCTGGTGGCCATAAATGAGTTTCTCTCCCCGGAAGCGCAGTATGAGAAACTCAAGCCGGATTATTGGGGGGAAAGTTCGCCCATTTCCTATGACAAGCTTGATGAGGAGTGGAGGAAGAAGTTCATGGAGATCGATCGCGGTGAAAGTGTACTGGAGGCATCAAAGCTTGAAGAAAACTTCAAGGGTGAGCTTGATGCTGCCTATGTTGAATGGTTGAAGGAGAACTGGATCCGTGAAGTGGCCAGCCAATAA
- a CDS encoding BsuPI-related putative proteinase inhibitor produces MKRFMMIFILIAGMAGCGTADENDSQPVKDETEQGAGEDISVQKGIVAGEMEPSLTKKDADGQMVYVYSVKNQTEQEKIFSFSSGQTIDYELRNEKGEIVYKDSKNKMYTQALQEITVKQGEAFSREIVLPKVESGSYTLTVWMTAKGDQDYKATAKVVVE; encoded by the coding sequence GTGAAGCGATTCATGATGATATTCATTCTTATAGCGGGAATGGCCGGCTGTGGAACAGCTGATGAAAACGACAGCCAGCCGGTAAAAGATGAGACCGAACAGGGAGCGGGTGAAGATATTTCTGTACAGAAAGGAATTGTCGCAGGCGAAATGGAACCTTCATTAACCAAGAAAGATGCAGATGGTCAAATGGTGTATGTATATAGTGTAAAAAACCAAACAGAGCAGGAGAAAATATTTTCTTTCTCATCAGGCCAGACGATAGACTATGAACTTCGAAACGAAAAAGGCGAGATCGTTTATAAAGATTCAAAGAATAAAATGTATACACAGGCATTACAGGAAATCACAGTGAAACAAGGGGAAGCGTTTTCCCGTGAAATCGTCCTCCCAAAGGTGGAAAGCGGCTCTTATACATTGACCGTCTGGATGACCGCCAAGGGGGATCAGGACTATAAAGCGACGGCTAAAGTAGTGGTGGAATAG
- the sfsA gene encoding DNA/RNA nuclease SfsA produces the protein MKDRDVLADISFHDTLVQAVFLERLNRFVLECELPSGTKEKVHLPDPGRLKDLLVPGGPIWLQESKDPKRKTRWSAVMTHDAVNDMYVSLNTQYPNRLVLEALQLEVLEELKGWRLEKAEYKVGGSRFDFLLTHKQNDEKLLLEVKSVTMVEAGMGKFPDAVTARGARHVEELTHLQMKGSYQAAVLFIAQRTDLRGITSAPEIDPHFARVMEEAARHGVRFFGRKCIVTPERISLSGSIPVYTEKD, from the coding sequence ATGAAGGACCGTGACGTTTTAGCAGATATTTCATTCCATGACACGTTGGTGCAAGCCGTCTTTCTCGAACGTCTCAATCGGTTTGTGCTGGAGTGCGAACTTCCTTCAGGTACAAAAGAAAAAGTCCACTTACCCGATCCGGGCAGGCTCAAGGACTTATTGGTACCCGGAGGGCCGATCTGGCTGCAGGAATCCAAGGACCCCAAAAGGAAAACAAGGTGGTCAGCGGTTATGACCCATGATGCTGTAAATGATATGTATGTTTCCTTGAATACGCAATATCCAAACCGGTTGGTACTGGAAGCCCTGCAGTTGGAAGTACTGGAGGAGCTGAAGGGCTGGCGCTTGGAAAAAGCCGAATATAAGGTGGGGGGTTCACGCTTTGACTTCCTCCTCACTCATAAACAAAATGATGAGAAATTACTACTCGAAGTCAAAAGCGTCACGATGGTCGAGGCCGGAATGGGTAAATTTCCCGATGCCGTCACAGCAAGGGGAGCGAGGCATGTAGAGGAACTGACCCATTTGCAGATGAAGGGAAGCTATCAAGCTGCGGTCTTATTCATTGCCCAACGCACGGATCTCAGGGGAATCACTTCCGCTCCTGAAATCGATCCCCATTTTGCCCGGGTCATGGAAGAAGCCGCAAGACACGGGGTCAGGTTCTTCGGGAGAAAATGCATTGTCACGCCTGAACGCATCTCCCTCAGTGGGTCTATCCCCGTTTACACAGAAAAGGATTAA